Proteins encoded together in one Pseudomonadota bacterium window:
- the ftsZ gene encoding cell division protein FtsZ has protein sequence MTINLGVPETQCLKPRITVIGVGGAGGNAVNNMIACGLNGVEFVVANTDAQALNQTISERKIQLGTSITQGLGAGSRPDIGKAAAEEAIEEIMEQLIGSHMVFITAGLGGGTGTGATPVVARAAREQGMLTVGVVTKPFHFEGAQRMRLAEEGLRELQQFVDTLIIIPNQNLFRVANDQTTFADAFKMADDVLHAGVRGVTDLMVQPGLINLDFADVRSVMSEMGKAMMGTGEAGGERRALEAAEAAIANPLLDEVSMKGAKGVLINITGGPDMTLFEVDEAANRIREEVDTDANIIFGAAFDDDMEGAVRVSLVATGIEAEGMAVGSPGRPSLTAIEGGQSVRTPVAGSGITASAGQHALALNTQTQSETEDPQSMLSPAENLAPEPVTVRPAMPQQAAKPTYTSQPAVQAKSLSETMAAPQPQAAAQPQVSVPPAMPAPTPVQAPAQVQVPVQPQAPVQPQVRTQVEPQAKPAPQAPAAPKAIAMPAAPAQPAQPAQPVQPAKEASFIAPAPVQPQRRPEPEAKADPAAASALANGTGESRRPSLFERMTGTGRAKDTRSETKVRAEPAMRAEPKVEQPAPEPARQTRSEPSLTSGSDTSMEISSVEDDVLDIPAFLRRQAN, from the coding sequence ATGACAATCAACTTGGGCGTTCCCGAAACGCAATGCCTGAAGCCGCGTATCACCGTCATTGGTGTTGGCGGTGCTGGCGGCAACGCCGTCAACAACATGATCGCCTGCGGGCTTAACGGCGTCGAATTCGTCGTCGCCAATACCGATGCGCAGGCCCTTAACCAGACGATTTCCGAGCGCAAGATCCAGCTGGGAACGTCGATTACGCAAGGCCTGGGTGCGGGATCCAGACCAGACATTGGCAAGGCCGCGGCCGAAGAAGCGATCGAAGAGATCATGGAGCAGCTTATCGGCTCCCACATGGTCTTCATCACCGCCGGCCTTGGTGGGGGAACAGGTACCGGTGCGACGCCGGTGGTGGCGCGCGCCGCCCGTGAGCAGGGCATGCTGACGGTCGGCGTCGTCACCAAGCCGTTCCACTTCGAAGGCGCGCAGCGCATGCGCCTTGCCGAGGAGGGACTGCGTGAGCTGCAGCAGTTTGTCGACACGCTGATCATCATCCCGAACCAGAACCTGTTCCGGGTCGCCAACGATCAGACGACGTTCGCCGACGCCTTCAAGATGGCGGACGACGTGTTGCATGCGGGCGTCCGGGGCGTCACCGACCTGATGGTGCAGCCCGGCCTTATCAATCTGGACTTCGCCGATGTCCGTTCGGTGATGAGCGAGATGGGCAAGGCCATGATGGGCACCGGTGAAGCCGGTGGCGAACGTCGTGCGCTGGAAGCGGCGGAGGCGGCAATCGCCAACCCGCTCCTCGACGAGGTCTCCATGAAGGGCGCCAAGGGTGTGCTGATCAACATCACCGGCGGTCCCGACATGACGCTGTTCGAGGTCGACGAAGCGGCCAACCGTATCCGCGAGGAAGTCGATACCGACGCCAACATCATCTTCGGCGCGGCCTTCGACGACGACATGGAAGGGGCTGTTCGCGTGTCGTTGGTTGCCACCGGCATCGAGGCCGAGGGCATGGCCGTCGGCTCGCCGGGCCGTCCATCGCTGACCGCCATCGAAGGCGGCCAGTCGGTCAGGACGCCGGTTGCCGGAAGCGGTATCACGGCAAGTGCCGGTCAGCATGCGTTGGCGCTGAACACGCAGACGCAGAGCGAGACCGAGGATCCGCAGTCCATGTTGAGCCCGGCCGAAAACCTGGCGCCGGAGCCGGTCACCGTCCGTCCGGCGATGCCTCAGCAGGCGGCGAAGCCGACCTACACCTCCCAGCCGGCGGTGCAGGCGAAATCGTTGTCGGAGACAATGGCGGCACCGCAGCCTCAGGCAGCGGCACAGCCGCAGGTCTCGGTCCCGCCCGCCATGCCGGCGCCCACTCCGGTACAGGCCCCTGCGCAGGTGCAGGTGCCCGTCCAGCCTCAGGCACCGGTACAGCCGCAGGTCCGCACACAGGTGGAGCCGCAAGCCAAGCCCGCGCCCCAGGCGCCGGCCGCGCCCAAGGCGATCGCCATGCCGGCGGCTCCGGCTCAGCCCGCGCAACCGGCCCAGCCCGTGCAGCCGGCCAAGGAAGCAAGCTTCATTGCTCCGGCGCCGGTCCAGCCCCAGCGCCGGCCTGAGCCCGAGGCCAAGGCCGATCCGGCAGCGGCTTCGGCGCTAGCCAACGGTACCGGTGAGTCCCGGCGTCCGAGTTTGTTTGAACGGATGACGGGAACGGGCCGCGCCAAGGACACGCGCTCCGAGACCAAGGTGCGCGCGGAACCGGCAATGCGGGCCGAACCTAAGGTCGAGCAACCGGCACCGGAACCGGCGCGTCAGACCCGTTCGGAACCGTCGCTCACCAGCGGTTCAGACACCAGTATGGAAATCAGCTCTGTCGAGGACGATGTGCTTGATATTCCAGCATTTTTGCGTCGTCAGGCGAACTGA
- the lpxC gene encoding UDP-3-O-acyl-N-acetylglucosamine deacetylase, with protein MATTQQTTLKTPISCTGIGLHSGEKTSMTLRPAPANSGIVFERTDLQNGARLFPARYDYVSDTFLCTTLTNASGATLATIEHVMAALAGCGIDNAVVEVSSAELPIMDGSASPFVFLIECAGIETLDAPRRAVRIRKPVTVEDGDKRATLTPFDGRQVSCEIIYDNSRIARQRATVQVSADTFKNDVSRARTFGLMEDVAGLQANGLALGGSLDNAIVVSGDKVLNEGGLRFDDEFARHKVLDAIGDLALAGAPIIGSFDGHCSGHALNVELLKAIFADDSAWEWSDYVEASDWPEMPMVASA; from the coding sequence GTGGCCACAACACAACAAACGACGCTGAAGACGCCGATCTCGTGCACAGGTATAGGCCTGCATTCCGGCGAGAAGACGTCGATGACGCTGCGGCCCGCTCCGGCCAATTCCGGTATCGTCTTCGAGCGCACCGATCTTCAAAATGGCGCCCGGCTGTTTCCGGCGCGCTATGACTACGTCTCCGACACGTTTCTCTGCACGACCCTGACCAATGCCTCCGGCGCCACTTTGGCGACGATCGAGCATGTCATGGCCGCGTTGGCCGGCTGCGGCATCGATAACGCCGTCGTCGAGGTCAGCAGCGCTGAACTGCCGATCATGGACGGCAGCGCGTCGCCCTTCGTTTTTCTGATCGAGTGCGCCGGCATCGAGACGCTGGATGCGCCGCGCCGCGCCGTTCGTATCCGCAAGCCCGTGACCGTTGAAGACGGCGACAAGCGTGCCACCCTGACGCCGTTTGACGGACGTCAGGTCAGTTGCGAGATCATTTATGACAACAGCCGCATCGCGCGTCAGCGAGCCACCGTCCAGGTGTCCGCCGATACGTTCAAGAACGACGTGTCGCGGGCGCGCACATTCGGACTGATGGAAGACGTCGCTGGCCTGCAGGCCAACGGCCTTGCGCTTGGTGGTTCGCTCGACAACGCTATCGTTGTCAGCGGCGATAAGGTGCTTAACGAAGGTGGCCTGCGGTTTGACGACGAGTTTGCCCGCCACAAGGTGCTCGACGCTATCGGCGACCTAGCCCTTGCCGGTGCGCCAATTATCGGTTCGTTCGACGGCCATTGCTCCGGCCACGCGCTGAATGTCGAGCTGCTGAAGGCGATCTTTGCCGACGACAGCGCATGGGAATGGTCGGACTATGTAGAAGCGAGCGACTGGCCTGAGATGCCGATGGTGGCCAGCGCCTGA
- a CDS encoding HAD family phosphatase, translating into MSGSAHQRYGLIVFDCDGVLIDSEPLSCVATSIELHDAGFPISAEVIAERFTGMSNDSMLAAIEDETGRPMPDDMAERLHNREMALLREDLEAVAHVADVLDHLDSLGMAYCVASSSTPERLSVTLGHVGLYDRFPKVLSATMVKNGKPAPDLFLLAAREMAVSPDACIVIEDSVPGVRGGRAAGMTVLGFCGASHCRPGHGDDLMAAGAKSTFDTMRDLPDLLSTLLPRANVV; encoded by the coding sequence GTGAGCGGTTCAGCTCATCAACGATACGGGCTGATTGTCTTTGACTGCGATGGCGTCTTGATCGACAGCGAGCCACTGTCGTGTGTCGCAACCTCGATCGAACTGCATGATGCGGGTTTCCCGATCAGCGCCGAGGTCATCGCAGAGCGTTTCACCGGCATGTCCAATGACAGCATGTTGGCGGCCATCGAAGACGAGACCGGACGGCCAATGCCGGACGATATGGCCGAGCGTCTCCACAACCGAGAGATGGCCCTGTTGCGCGAGGACCTGGAGGCCGTAGCGCACGTCGCCGACGTGCTGGATCATCTTGATTCCCTGGGTATGGCCTATTGCGTGGCATCGAGCAGTACGCCGGAGCGGCTCAGCGTGACCCTTGGCCATGTCGGGCTTTATGATCGCTTTCCCAAGGTTCTGAGCGCGACCATGGTGAAGAACGGTAAACCGGCGCCTGACCTGTTTCTGCTGGCGGCCAGGGAAATGGCCGTTTCACCGGATGCCTGCATTGTCATCGAAGACAGCGTCCCCGGTGTGCGTGGCGGGCGGGCCGCGGGCATGACTGTCCTCGGTTTTTGTGGCGCCAGCCACTGCCGCCCAGGCCATGGTGACGATCTTATGGCTGCCGGCGCCAAATCGACGTTTGACACCATGCGCGACCTGCCCGATTTGCTCTCAACTTTGCTTCCGCGGGCGAACGTCGTATAG
- a CDS encoding outer membrane protein assembly factor BamD yields the protein MATALVLGACESEPEPYVERPVEDLYNTALNLLIAGQYPEAAREFDEVERQHPYSQWATRAQLMSAFAYYQNDNYDDAILAADRFIQLHPGHKDVAYAYYLIGQSYYEQISDVARDQRMTQLARQAFTEVVRLFPNTEYGRDAQLKLELTDDHLAGKEMAIGRWYQNRNEWIAALNRFQVVIVNYQTTSHVPEALMRLTETYLAIGVVSEAQTAAAVLGYNFPGSVWYEDSYKMLAERNLVPQLYEDSWIAESTELEG from the coding sequence GTGGCAACGGCGCTGGTGCTCGGCGCTTGTGAGTCCGAGCCCGAGCCCTATGTCGAGCGGCCGGTCGAGGATCTCTACAACACAGCGCTCAACCTGCTGATCGCCGGCCAGTATCCCGAGGCCGCCAGGGAGTTCGACGAGGTCGAGCGCCAGCACCCGTACTCCCAGTGGGCGACGCGCGCCCAGCTGATGTCGGCGTTTGCCTACTACCAGAACGACAACTACGACGACGCCATCCTGGCGGCCGACCGATTTATTCAGCTTCATCCCGGCCACAAGGATGTCGCGTATGCCTACTATCTGATCGGCCAGAGCTACTATGAGCAGATCTCGGATGTTGCCCGTGATCAGCGCATGACCCAGTTGGCGCGCCAGGCGTTCACCGAGGTCGTGCGTTTGTTCCCCAACACAGAATATGGCCGCGATGCGCAGCTCAAGCTGGAGCTGACCGACGATCATCTGGCCGGCAAGGAAATGGCGATCGGCCGCTGGTACCAGAACCGCAACGAGTGGATCGCCGCACTGAACCGCTTCCAGGTCGTCATCGTCAACTACCAGACGACGAGCCACGTGCCGGAAGCGCTGATGCGGCTGACCGAGACCTATCTGGCGATTGGTGTGGTCAGCGAGGCCCAGACTGCAGCCGCGGTGCTTGGTTACAACTTCCCGGGCAGCGTCTGGTACGAGGATAGCTACAAGATGCTCGCCGAGCGCAACCTGGTGCCGCAACTCTACGAAGACTCCTGGATAGCCGAGTCCACAGAGTTAGAGGGCTAG
- the recN gene encoding DNA repair protein RecN translates to MLASLQVRDLVVIDRVELEFGPGLTALTGETGAGKSILMDALGLALGVRADAAMVRPKAERAVVSATFDVPPGHPVTAILEEQGFEIGEDLVLRRVVQADGRSRAFVNDEAASVGLLGRLGELLIEVHGQHDQRGLLRAETHRALLDAFGGLEKQAATVGQAWRAWRDARRALDEAREDEAKIRDIEASLRDELAELEALDPQADEEEALAGQRSRLVNAQRIVEAINAALSALEGENGLDTTLRVASGELSRVQDQAAGLLDPAIGALDRAVAEANEAIARLTLAGRDMEGDADDLETIEARLFGLRAAARRHQVTVAQLPAMLTRLRDRLALIDDRDGVLAKLGDAEAKASGAFEKQCRRLTAARKKTAKALDTKVATELKPLKMGKARFETTLEPLDRDDWGQAGAEKIAFLVATNPGAEPGPLQRIASGGELSRFMLALKVALAEKRPGAAMVFDEVDAGIGGAVADAVGERLQALGRDGQVLVVTHSPQVAARADRHVRIAKQTSKTSASVDAVALDLDARREEVARMLAGAKVTKEARAAADSLLKAGVS, encoded by the coding sequence ATGCTTGCCTCGCTTCAGGTCCGCGACCTCGTGGTCATCGATCGGGTCGAGCTGGAGTTCGGCCCCGGGTTGACCGCGCTGACCGGCGAGACCGGCGCCGGCAAGTCGATACTGATGGATGCGTTGGGACTGGCGCTTGGCGTGCGGGCCGATGCTGCGATGGTCCGACCGAAAGCCGAGCGCGCCGTCGTGTCGGCGACGTTCGATGTGCCGCCCGGCCATCCGGTAACCGCAATCCTGGAAGAGCAGGGGTTCGAGATCGGCGAGGATCTGGTCCTGCGTCGCGTCGTCCAGGCGGACGGGCGCAGCCGCGCTTTTGTCAACGACGAGGCGGCAAGCGTCGGGCTGCTGGGGCGTCTGGGCGAGCTCTTGATCGAGGTCCATGGCCAGCATGATCAGCGCGGCCTGTTGCGCGCGGAGACCCACCGCGCGCTGCTTGACGCGTTCGGCGGGCTGGAAAAACAGGCAGCAACGGTTGGCCAAGCCTGGCGCGCGTGGCGCGATGCCAGGCGAGCGTTGGACGAGGCGCGCGAGGACGAGGCGAAGATCCGCGATATCGAAGCGTCGCTGCGCGACGAACTCGCCGAACTGGAAGCGCTCGATCCGCAAGCCGACGAGGAGGAGGCGTTGGCCGGTCAGCGATCTCGTTTGGTCAATGCCCAGCGCATCGTCGAAGCGATCAACGCAGCGCTCAGCGCACTCGAAGGCGAGAACGGCCTTGATACGACCCTGCGCGTGGCATCTGGCGAACTGTCGCGTGTTCAGGACCAGGCCGCCGGCCTATTGGACCCCGCCATCGGCGCCCTCGATCGCGCCGTCGCCGAGGCCAACGAAGCCATTGCCAGATTGACGCTTGCCGGGCGCGACATGGAAGGCGATGCCGATGACCTGGAGACGATTGAAGCGCGTCTGTTCGGGTTACGCGCGGCGGCACGCCGCCATCAGGTCACGGTGGCGCAATTGCCGGCCATGCTGACACGCCTGCGCGACCGGCTCGCCTTGATCGATGATCGCGACGGCGTCCTTGCCAAGCTTGGCGATGCGGAGGCCAAGGCGTCGGGTGCGTTCGAAAAGCAGTGCCGCAGATTGACAGCCGCCCGCAAGAAGACCGCCAAGGCGCTCGACACCAAAGTTGCGACGGAACTGAAGCCGCTCAAGATGGGCAAGGCGCGGTTCGAGACCACGCTGGAGCCGCTGGATCGCGACGATTGGGGCCAGGCGGGCGCCGAGAAGATTGCCTTTCTTGTCGCGACCAATCCAGGCGCCGAACCGGGACCACTGCAACGAATTGCATCAGGTGGCGAGTTGTCGCGCTTCATGCTGGCGTTGAAGGTTGCGCTGGCGGAAAAGCGCCCGGGTGCCGCCATGGTGTTCGACGAGGTCGATGCCGGTATCGGCGGCGCGGTCGCTGACGCGGTCGGCGAGCGGCTTCAGGCGCTGGGACGCGATGGCCAGGTTCTGGTCGTGACCCACTCGCCCCAGGTCGCGGCCCGCGCTGATCGCCACGTCCGGATCGCCAAGCAGACCAGCAAGACGTCGGCATCTGTCGACGCGGTGGCGTTGGACCTGGACGCGCGGCGCGAGGAAGTCGCGCGCATGCTGGCCGGGGCCAAGGTGACCAAGGAAGCGCGCGCGGCCGCCGATAGTCTGCTGAAGGCGGGCGTGTCGTGA
- the ligA gene encoding NAD-dependent DNA ligase LigA — protein sequence MTDAASDDRPVEELSKEEAAAELSHLAEEIAHHDKLYHEQDAPEISDADYDALRRRNEAVEALHPDLVRDDSPSRRVGARPAAGFATVTHSVPMLSLGNAFDDEDVADFLERVRRFLGLDEAEDVAVVAEPKIDGLAVSIRYENGRYVRAATRGDGNVGEDITANVATIDDVPERVDADDMPDVFEIRGEVYLRRDDFFALNEAREAEDQPRFANPRNAAAGSLRQLDVAITASRNLKLFVYAWGEADSLPAETHWGMLEAFKRWGFQVNPHIALCHDLDAMLQLYRSVGEERADLPYDIDGVVYKIDRLDWQRRLGFVSRAPRWAIAHKFPAEKAQTVLKEIKIQVGRTGTLTPVAVLEPVTVGGVVVQHATLHNEEEIERKDVRVGDTVIVQRAGDVIPQVLGPVKEKRRKGARRYKFPQKCPICGSMAVREHNPKTGKLDAARRCTGGLICEAQAVERLRHFVSRNAFDIEGLGDKQVQFFWDREEIRNPVDIFTLAKRDAEADDHLADQDGWGEVSARNLFQAIEDRRRIGLDRFINALGVRHIGETTARVLARSYGSAAAFYKAMREAKLGEGENWDDLLNIDGIGETAAEALIEFVAEPHNREIVEGLLDQLDVEDMAAAASDTAVAGKTVVFTGSLEAMTRQEAKATAESLGAKVAGSVSAKTDIVVAGPGAGSKLKKATELGLTVMTEEEWLTLIGQ from the coding sequence GTGACCGATGCTGCATCCGACGATCGGCCAGTCGAAGAATTGTCCAAGGAGGAGGCCGCAGCGGAACTCTCCCACCTCGCTGAGGAGATCGCTCATCACGACAAGCTCTATCACGAGCAGGACGCTCCGGAGATCTCTGACGCCGACTACGATGCGCTGCGCCGACGCAACGAGGCGGTCGAGGCGTTGCACCCCGACCTCGTCCGCGACGATAGCCCCAGCCGGCGTGTCGGTGCGCGTCCGGCCGCAGGCTTCGCGACGGTCACCCACTCCGTGCCTATGCTGTCCCTGGGCAACGCGTTCGACGACGAGGATGTCGCGGACTTTCTGGAGCGTGTGCGTCGTTTCCTTGGGCTGGACGAGGCGGAGGATGTCGCGGTCGTCGCCGAACCCAAGATCGATGGGTTGGCCGTTTCCATTCGCTACGAGAACGGACGTTACGTGCGCGCGGCGACACGCGGCGACGGCAATGTCGGCGAGGACATTACCGCCAACGTCGCGACAATCGACGACGTGCCGGAGCGCGTTGACGCCGACGATATGCCCGACGTTTTCGAGATTCGTGGCGAAGTTTATCTGCGGCGCGACGACTTCTTTGCGCTGAACGAGGCGCGCGAGGCGGAAGACCAGCCGCGCTTCGCTAATCCGCGCAACGCGGCCGCCGGCTCGCTACGTCAGCTCGATGTCGCCATCACCGCGTCGCGCAACCTCAAGCTCTTCGTCTACGCCTGGGGTGAGGCCGACAGCCTGCCTGCGGAGACCCATTGGGGTATGTTGGAGGCGTTCAAACGCTGGGGATTTCAGGTGAACCCCCATATCGCGCTGTGCCACGATCTTGATGCCATGCTCCAGTTGTACCGCTCAGTTGGTGAGGAGCGCGCAGATCTGCCCTATGACATCGACGGCGTTGTCTACAAGATCGACCGTCTGGATTGGCAGCGCCGGCTGGGTTTTGTCAGCCGCGCGCCGCGCTGGGCGATCGCCCACAAGTTCCCGGCAGAAAAAGCGCAGACCGTCCTGAAGGAGATCAAGATCCAGGTCGGACGTACCGGCACGTTGACGCCGGTCGCGGTCCTGGAACCGGTCACCGTCGGCGGTGTCGTCGTGCAGCACGCGACCCTGCACAACGAGGAGGAGATCGAGCGCAAGGATGTGCGGGTCGGCGACACGGTCATCGTGCAGCGCGCCGGCGACGTCATCCCCCAGGTTCTGGGCCCGGTCAAAGAGAAACGGCGCAAAGGCGCCAGACGTTACAAGTTCCCGCAGAAGTGCCCGATCTGCGGCAGCATGGCCGTGCGCGAACATAACCCCAAGACCGGCAAGCTGGACGCCGCTCGGCGCTGCACTGGTGGCTTGATCTGCGAGGCCCAAGCGGTCGAGCGCCTGCGCCACTTTGTCAGCCGCAACGCGTTCGATATCGAGGGGTTGGGCGACAAACAGGTCCAGTTCTTCTGGGATCGCGAGGAGATCCGAAATCCCGTCGACATCTTCACCCTCGCCAAGCGCGATGCAGAGGCGGATGACCACCTGGCCGATCAGGATGGTTGGGGCGAGGTCTCGGCGCGCAACCTGTTCCAGGCCATCGAGGACCGCCGCCGGATTGGCCTCGATCGGTTCATTAATGCGTTGGGCGTTCGTCACATCGGTGAGACAACCGCCCGTGTCCTGGCACGCAGTTATGGCTCGGCGGCCGCGTTCTATAAGGCCATGCGCGAGGCCAAACTGGGCGAGGGCGAGAACTGGGACGACCTCTTGAACATCGATGGTATCGGCGAAACCGCCGCCGAGGCGCTGATCGAGTTTGTCGCCGAACCGCATAACCGCGAGATCGTCGAGGGTTTGCTTGACCAGCTCGACGTCGAGGACATGGCTGCGGCCGCCTCAGACACCGCCGTCGCGGGCAAGACCGTTGTCTTCACCGGCAGTCTGGAAGCGATGACGCGCCAGGAGGCGAAGGCAACGGCGGAGAGCCTGGGCGCCAAGGTCGCCGGCTCCGTCTCGGCGAAGACCGATATTGTGGTCGCCGGTCCAGGCGCCGGTTCGAAACTTAAGAAGGCGACCGAGCTGGGCCTCACCGTCATGACCGAAGAGGAGTGGCTGACACTGATCGGTCAGTGA
- a CDS encoding protocatechuate 3,4-dioxygenase has product MATGLAAGSAAASPVWASLVTTPRQTSGPFYPLELPLDDDNDLTSVDGASVGATGEVIHVTGHILNIDGTPLDGARVELWQANAAGRYHHPLDSSSRAVDAGFQGFGHTITAGDGAYRFKTIRPGLYPGRTRHLHFAVRAPDGRELVTQMYFAGEPGNTKDGLLRRIEDPAQRENVVVDFAPINDGGTHGQFNMVLA; this is encoded by the coding sequence ATGGCAACCGGCCTGGCCGCCGGAAGCGCGGCCGCGTCGCCGGTTTGGGCCTCTCTCGTGACAACGCCGCGTCAGACATCCGGGCCGTTCTATCCGCTTGAGCTGCCGCTGGACGACGACAACGATCTGACATCGGTTGACGGCGCGTCGGTTGGCGCGACCGGGGAGGTGATTCACGTCACCGGCCATATCCTCAATATCGATGGCACACCTCTGGATGGAGCGCGCGTGGAGCTGTGGCAGGCCAACGCGGCCGGTCGCTATCACCACCCGCTGGATTCGAGCAGCCGCGCGGTGGATGCAGGCTTCCAAGGCTTTGGGCACACGATCACGGCGGGCGACGGCGCCTATCGCTTCAAGACCATCAGGCCTGGTCTCTATCCCGGCCGCACGCGGCATCTGCACTTCGCGGTTCGGGCACCCGACGGCAGAGAGTTGGTCACCCAGATGTATTTTGCCGGCGAACCGGGCAACACCAAGGACGGACTCCTGCGCCGTATCGAGGATCCCGCGCAGCGCGAGAACGTCGTTGTCGACTTCGCGCCGATCAACGATGGCGGTACACACGGTCAGTTCAACATGGTGTTGGCTTAG
- a CDS encoding P1 family peptidase, producing MTSSLLATPAGKTRARALGIPFNGLPGTNNAITDVPGVEVGYATLIEGEGDLVVGQGPVRTGVTAIIPRGRAKAAFPVWSGMFSLNGNGELTGSWWVDEAGHCDGPITITNTHSCGVARDATIEWLHKNANSYGDGPSWGLPVAGETYDGYLNDINGFHIKREHVFEAIDSARSGPVEEGSIGGGTGMMLYGMKGGSGTASRVVDHDGSAYTVGAFVQANFGRRKDLMIAGMPMAEHLPGIDPYDVDTGSIIAVVGTDAPLLSHQCKRLARRIGLGIGRGGSFSGHGSGDIFLAFTTAGSDTLMAGGSYLELSCIPDHRLDPFFDAVVQAVDEAIMNVLAVSEPMIGINGNPAEALDRDRLVAVLKDHKRWVEPPGLP from the coding sequence ATGACCAGTTCTCTGCTCGCAACGCCAGCCGGTAAGACGCGCGCCCGCGCGCTCGGCATCCCGTTCAACGGGTTGCCCGGGACCAACAATGCCATCACCGACGTGCCGGGCGTCGAAGTTGGCTACGCGACGCTGATCGAGGGCGAGGGCGATCTCGTCGTCGGCCAAGGACCGGTCCGCACCGGGGTCACAGCAATCATCCCGCGCGGGCGCGCCAAGGCGGCCTTCCCGGTCTGGTCCGGCATGTTCAGCCTGAACGGCAACGGCGAGCTGACCGGCAGCTGGTGGGTCGACGAGGCCGGCCACTGCGACGGACCGATCACCATAACCAACACCCATTCCTGCGGCGTGGCGCGCGACGCCACGATCGAATGGCTTCACAAGAACGCCAACAGCTATGGCGACGGACCGTCATGGGGCCTGCCGGTCGCGGGTGAGACCTATGACGGATATCTTAATGATATCAATGGTTTCCATATCAAACGCGAGCATGTGTTCGAGGCCATCGACAGCGCGCGTTCCGGCCCGGTCGAGGAAGGCAGCATCGGCGGCGGCACCGGCATGATGCTCTATGGCATGAAGGGCGGATCGGGCACCGCGTCGCGCGTCGTCGACCATGACGGTTCCGCCTACACGGTCGGCGCGTTCGTTCAGGCCAATTTCGGGCGGCGTAAGGACCTGATGATCGCCGGTATGCCCATGGCCGAGCATCTACCGGGCATCGATCCCTATGACGTCGACACCGGTTCGATCATCGCCGTGGTCGGCACCGACGCGCCGCTTCTGTCCCATCAGTGTAAGCGGCTGGCGCGGCGCATCGGTCTGGGGATCGGCCGTGGCGGCTCCTTTTCCGGTCACGGCTCCGGCGACATCTTCCTCGCCTTCACGACCGCTGGCTCCGACACGTTGATGGCCGGCGGCAGCTACCTGGAGCTCTCCTGCATCCCCGACCACAGGCTCGACCCGTTCTTCGACGCGGTCGTACAGGCGGTGGACGAGGCGATCATGAATGTGCTCGCCGTCAGCGAACCGATGATCGGCATCAACGGCAACCCGGCCGAAGCGCTGGACCGCGACCGTCTTGTCGCCGTGCTGAAGGACCACAAACGCTGGGTCGAACCACCGGGCCTGCCCTGA